TGCATCTTCTTCTCCGCAGGGCCGGTAAAGACCTCCCGGGCGCTATTGGGCGCCGCGCGCATCGAGATCGCCCACCGGCTGGGACTGATCGACCCGGACGACTGGAAGTTCGTCTGGATCGTCGACCCTCCGCTGTTCGAGCCCGCCGAGGACGCCACCGCGTCCGGTGACGTGGCCGTCGGCGCAGGGGCCTGGACGGCGGTGCACCACGCCTTCACCTCTCCCAAGCGCGAGCACGAGGACAGCATCGAAGCCGACCCCGGCGCCGTGCTGGCCGATGCCTACGACATCGTCTGCAACGGCAACGAGATCGGCGGCGGTTCGATCCGTATTCATCGGCGCGACATTCAGGAACGGGTGTTCGCGGTGATGGGCCTGGATCAGGCCGAGGCCGAGGAGAAGTTCGGATTCCTGTTGGAGGCGTTCACCTTTGGCGCGCCGCCGCACGGCGGGATCGCGTTCGGCTGGGACCGGATCAACGCGCTGCTGTCCCGCGTCGATTCGATCCGCGAGGTGATCGCGTTCCCCAAGACCGGCGGGGGCGTGGACCCGCTGACCGATGCGCCGGCGCCCATCACGGCTCAGCAGCGCAAAGAATCGGGAATAGATTTCAAACCCAAAGCAGTTGACGGGGCATGAGCGTCGGCGACGATGCAGCGCGCAGCGATGAGGTGGGGGCACCTCCCGCCTGCGGGGGAGAGCGGCGCAATATGACTGATACCCCGGACACCGAATCCATCAAGGCATTCAACAACACCATCGTCGACGAATTCCGGTCCAACGGCGGCAAGGTCGGCGGCCAGTTCGCCAATGCCGACCTGTTGCTGCTCACCACCACCGGTGCCAAGTCAGGCCAGCCCCGCATCGCGCCGCTGGCCTATTTCCGCATCGACGGCCGGCTGATCATCATCGGGTCGTTCGCCGGCGCGCCGGTCGACCCGGCCTGGGTGCACAACCTGCGCGCCCGGCCGCAGGCGCAGGTGGAAGTCGGCGCCGAGGCGTTCGACGTCACCGCGCACGAACTGGATCGTGCCGAGCGTGACGCCATCTTCGAGCAGATCACCGCGGCGGCACCGGGCTTCGCCGAGTACCAGGCGAAAACCGACCGAGTCATCCCGCTGTTCGAACTGCGCCGCGCCTAATTCGCCAGCGCCGTCAGTTCAGCGGCCAACTCTCCGCAGCTGCGAAATCGGCTGTCGGGCTGAGGGGATAGCGCTTTGGCGAACAATCGATCGAGGTGACTCAGTTCGGCGCGATGGTCGCTGACCCGCGCCGGCCGCGTGGCCAGCGGTGGGGGCGGGGCGCCGGTCAACAGATAGAAAGCGTTGGCGGCCAGTGCATACTGGTCGGCCAGCGGGCCGTCGGCGCCGGTGGCCAATTCGGGTGCCAGGTACGGCAGTGCCGCCAGAGTGGGGCCGTCGTTGCCCAGTTGGCTACCGGTCCCGAAGTCGGACAACAGGATTCGCCGTTGGGAGGTGGCCAGAATGTTCGTGGGTTTGACACCCCGGTGTAGGCAGCCGCTTCGGTGCAGGTGGTCGAGCGGGTCAGCGACCGCGTTGACGATGGCGCACACCTCGCGTTCGGGCATGCCCTGCGGGTAGCGCTGCGCGATCAGTTCCGCCACACTGGTGCCGTCCACGTAATCCCTTGCAGCCCAAACCTTGTCGTCAAACTCGCCGATGTCATGCAGCCGAACCAGGTTCGGATGGGTGATCCGCAGCGCGACGGAGCCTTCCCGCTGGAAGCGCATGCCGAAGGCCCGGTCCTGAGAGGTGGTCGTGAAAGGGATTTTCAGGGCCAACTCGTGCGGCGACGTGGGATGGGTGGCTCGGTAGACGTCGCCAAGGGGGCCAGCGCCCAACCACCCGACGATGGTGTAGTCGGCGACCCGTTCGCCGTTCTTCAGCGGCACCCATCGCAGGTTACTCCGTCGTGGGGTAAGCAGACGAGGTGAAGACTTCGCTGCTGGCCGGGGCGGCCGGCGAGGGAACGGCCGCTGTTCACCGATTACGCGCCGCGTTGTGGCCGATCGCCCAGACATCGGTCGCCGCCGCGCTGGCCTGGCACCTGACGCACGATCTGCTGCGCCACCAGCAACCGTTCTTCGCGCCGATCTCGGCGGTGGTGTGCATGTCGGCGAGCAACGTGCTGCGCGCGCGACGTGCCACCCAGATGATGGTCGGCGTCGCGCTGGGCATCGCGGTAGGAGGCGGGACGGTGGGCTTTCTCGGTGCCGGACCGATCGCGATCGGTGTGGCGGTCTGCATTGCGCTGTCGGTCGCGATTCTGGTCGGTCGCGGCGCCATCGGTCAGGGATTGATGTTCGTCAACCAGACCGCCGTCTCTTCGATCTTGGTGCTGGTGTTCTCCCACACCGGCATCGTGGTCACCGAGCGCCTCTTCGATTCGCTGATCGGGGGCGGGCTGGCGCTGGTGTTCGCCCTCGTGCTGTTCCCCGCCGACCCGAAGCGCCTGCTCAGTGATGCGCGTGCGGCCGTCCTGGCCGCGGCGCACGAGACGCTCGTGCAGACGGCCGGGATTCTCGAGGATGCCGACACCCGCAGTCCCGACTGGCTGAGGACCGTCTCCGACCACCTCCATCAAGAGGTCGGGGCACTGATCGAGGCCCGGTCCACGGCTGAGGTGGCGGTGCGTCGTGCGCCTCGTCGGTGGGCCTCGCGCGGCACGATTCGAGACATTGACGCGCAATCCGCGCAGCTGGGTCTGTTTGCCAGCTGCGTGCTGCACCTGGCGCGCTCGGTCACCCGTCCGCTCGGGCGGGCGGTCGCGCCCTCCCTGCGGGCAGCAGTAAGCGAACTTGCCCTGGCGACCGGACTTGCCGATGCCGATCCCACAGCCGCGGCGGCTCACCTGGCCGCCGCGCGCCGCCACGCCACCGTGCTGCAGTCCGGTGCCCGCGACCACGCCGAAGTAGTGGTCGCCGACGTGGTTTCGGGCTGCGCCGACGACCTGCAGCAGGTGATCCAACGGACGTCATGACGACTTCGCCAGAAACTCCTTGACCAGCTGTTTCGGAGCCTGCGTCAGCCACGCTTCGGTGATCAACTCGCGCAGGTCACCGACCGCGATCTCGGCCAGCCGGACCAGCACAGCCGGGTAACCGTCGAAGTGCGGGGTGGTGAAGTACACCCGCGGCTCGTCGGCGACCAGCGCCAACTTCACCCCTTCATCCGGTACCCGCACACCCAGAATGTCGCCCGGCGGCGGCTGCACCCCGTCGCGGGTCAGCGCGTCGATGTCGGATTTGCGCAGCGGTCGCTCCCATGCGAGCAACTTCTTGCCCACCCGCCAATCGCGCGGTGACTGCTCGGTGGTCAGCGGCAGGTCACCGACGACGCGGGCCACGTCTTCCCAGGTGGCCACGCTTCGATTGTGCGCTCCAAACGCCCAGTTCGGCACGTTATTCGAAATTGCGCGGCGTGAAACGCGCGCTGTTCGCGACTTCGCGGCACAGGCGCGCGCGTGGCGAACCCGGGGCGGTCAGATCTGTTCGGCACCGCCGTCGACGAACATTTCCGTCCCCGTCATGAAGCTGCTTTGATCCGAGGCGAGGAAGAGGACCGCTGCCGCGATCTCTTCCGGCCGGCCGAGACGGCCCATCGGAACCTTCGCCGCTTCGCCGTCCAGGAGTTCCTGCTCCTGGCCGGCGGGCGCCAGACCTTTGAGGCCCGGCGTCTCGACCGGTCCCGGGACGACGGTGTTGACGCGGATGTCGCGGCTCACGAGTTCGGCAGCCCAGGTGCGGCCGAACGAGCGAATTGCCGCCTTTGTTGCGGCGTAGACGCTGAATGCGGGCGTCCCGTTGTAGGCGGCCGTGGAACCGGTCAGGATGATCGACGAACCGCGGTTGAGCAGCGGCAGCATCGCCTGCACGGTGAAGAGCGTGCCACCGACGTTGGTCATGAAGGTGTCGGTGAACTGTTCGAGGGTGATCTTACCCAACGGCGCGAACGCTCCGCCGCCGGCGTTCGCGAACAGCACGTCGAGCCCGTTTCCGCGGGACTCGATCGCGGCGACGATGGCCGCCAGCTGGTCATTGCTCGACACATCGGCGCGAATGCCGGTCGCATTGGCGCCGATCGAGGCCACCGCGGCGTCGATCGTCTGTTGGTTACGCCCGGTCAGAAAGACATGCGCGCCCTCGGCCGCCAACCGCTGGGCGGCCGCCAGGCCGATGCCCGAATTGCCGCCGGTGACAAGTGCGGTTTTGCCACTCAGCTGGCTCATTGCGCGTCTCGCTTTCGGCGGCCCTAACCGACCGATTCGGACTGCGCCAGTGCCGGGGAGTGGGCGAGCCACGCCAGCAGCTTGTCGTAGATCGACGGATGGTTGAGCAGGTCAAAGTGGTTCAAGCCGGTCAGGGTGAGACCGTGGGCGGCCTCGAACGGAACCTTACGTGATCGACCCACGCCTGCCGCACTCTTGGGGCGCACCAGATGGTCGCCCATGATCAGTCCGACCGCGCGGGGCGCGGCCGTGGTCGAGACGAAGTGATAGACCGCGTGCGGTAGGAAGGGCACCTCCTGGCAACGGTCGCGCAGGAACTCGTCCGGGTCGCAGTCGCGCCAGTCCTCATGGAGCAGGGCGCCGTACCGCAGATCCTTCACCCCGGCGCTGCGGGTGTTCAGAAATGCCGCCAAGCCGCGCGTCTCGGGCAGCTTCGCCAGCGCCCACGCCGCCATGTTGACGCCCTTTTCCAGGTCGGCACCCAGGTGGGGGGAACCCAGGCACACCACGTGCCGAACGGCGTCGGTCCACGCATGGTCCCGGTCGCGTCCGTAATGACATGCGCTGCGGGATACCAAACCACCCATGGAATGGCCGATCAGAACGACGTCTTCGACTGCCGTCGGCCACAATTCGTGCAGCCGGTGCAGCACGTCGGCCAGCGCCTGGCCGTTCTCCGAGATGTGGTGACCACTGTTGTAGCGCACGAACACCGGAGTGAAGTCGAGGTCCTTGCGCAATCGTTTGCCGTAGGGACGCAGCGTCTCGCCGGTTCGCGGCGCGCGCCACCATGACCGTTCGGTCATGCACCAGCCGTGCACGAACACCGCGATGCGGCCGGTCGGTTTGGGAAACGCCTTCGCGATCGAGTCCGCGGTGAGCTCCACCGGCTGTCCTTTGCGCCGGACCTGCATCGAGAGCGCAAAACCGTTCTTCCGGTTGGTCATCTCGTCGCCGTAGATTCCGTTCACCGCCGCGATCGCACCCGCGACGCGTGGACGCGCCAGCACGGTCTCGTCGTCGTTGCTCAAGGTGTGCGCCGCCAGCGCGCCCGCGCCATACAGCGAGCCCCGCACGGCCCCGTCGACCATGCTGTAGATGGTGGAAGCAGTGGCGTCATGAATCACCTGCACGGGCTTGGCCGCCGGACCTATCGAGGTGAAAACCCGACTGGCGATGCCGTGATGCACATCACGGACCAGCGTGGTCAGCACCCGCGTGCCTTCGCCGGCGAGGTCGGCCAGCGACCTCATTTCGTGTCCCTGCACGGGCCAACTCCTTTCCGCCGTTCACACCTTAGGGTTCCCATTCGAGGCGAAGATAGACCTTGCGGTACAGACTGTCGGTGTGAGCTACGCTTGCCGCCACTCGCCGACAGGGAGGTTCGTCTTGCCGCCTGAGGAGCCGTCCGAGGAATTCAACGGCTGGTCGGCGCCGCCGGCCGCGAAACGGTACCGCGTCACCCATCGCACGGAATACCGCTACTCCGATGTCGTGACCAGCTCATACGGGCGCGGATTCCTCACACCGCGAGACTCGCTGCGCCAGCACTGCGTTGCACACGAACTGATCATCGACCCGGCCCCGGCCGACAGTTCCACCAGCCGCGACACGTACGGCAACATCAGTTCGTACTTCCACGTCACCGAGCCGCACCGGGCCCTGACCATCGTCAGCGACTCGATCGTCGACGTCGCCCCGCAGGCGTCCGGGATCTACAGCACCGGGCCGGCCCTGCAACCGTGGGAGAACGCGCGACCCAACGGCGCACAGGGGGCGCTGGCGAGCGACTTCGCCCTGGACCTGACGCCACCGGAAATCACCGACGAGGTTCGTGACTACGCGGCGCCCAGCTTCGAGCCCGGACGTCCGCTCGTCGAGGTGCTGCGCGACCTCGCGTCGCGAATTTTCCGTGATTTCACTTACCGTTCGGGCTCGACCACGGTTTCCACGCGGGTAAATGAGGTTCTGACGGCCCGGGAAGGGGTATGCCAGGACTTCGCGCGGTTGGCGATCGCCTGCCTGCGCGCCCATGGTTTGGCGGCCTGCTATGTCTCCGGTTATCTGGCTACCGACCCACCCCCTGGAAAGGATCGAATGATAGGCATTGACGCCACCCACGCCTGGGCGTCGGTGTGGACGCCGCAGCAACCGGGTCAGTTCGAGTGGCTGGGCCTTGATCCCACCAACGACCAGCTGGTTGACCAGCGCTACATCGTGGTGGGACGCGGCCGCGACTACGCGGACGTGCCGCCGTTGCGCGGCATCATCTACACCAACTCGGAACGCAGCGTGATCGACGTCGGCGTCGACGTCGTCCCGTTCGAAGGAGATGCGCTGCATGCGTGACTTCCATTGCCCCAACTGCGGCCAGCGTCTGGCGTTCGAGAATTCGGAGTGCCTCAATTGCCACAGTGCCCTGGGGTTCTCCCTGGACCAGATGGCGCTGCTGGTGATCGCCAAAGGCGGCGAAGAAAGCGACCACGCCGGCGCGGTGGCCGCCAACGAATACCAGCTGTGCGCCAACCTCTTTGTGGCCGAATGCAATTGGCTGGTTCCGGTCGGCCAGCCCGGCGGCCTGTGCGAGTCGTGCGCGCTGACCATCGAGCGTCCCAACGACCAGGACACCGTCGGGCTGGCGGAGTTCGCCCGCGCCGAGGCGGCCAAGCGGCGGCTCGTCGCCGAGCTGCACGAGTTGAACCTGCCGATCATCGGGCGCGACCAGGATCCGGACTATGGACTCGCGTTCCGGCTGCTGTCCAGCGCGCACGAGAACGTGATCACCGGACACGAAAACGGCGTCATCACATTGGATCTCGCCGAGGGCGACGATGTGCACCGCGAGCAGTTGCGAGTGGAGATGGAAGAGCCGTACCGCACCCTGCTCGGGCACTTCCGCCACGAGGTGGGGCACTACTACTTTTACCGGCTGGTCCGGTCACCGGAGTACCTGCAGCGGTTCAACGAATTGTTCGGTGACCCCGACGCCGACTACCAGGCGGCGCTCGACCGTCATTACAGCCAGGGGGCGCCGGAGGGCTGGCAGGAGACCTTCGTTTCCTCGTACGCGACCATGCACCCGGCCGAAGACTGGGCCGAGACGTTCGCGCACTACCTGCACATCCGGGACACGCTGGACACCTCGGCGTCCTGCGGGCTGGCCCCGGCGGCCGCCACGTTCGACCGGCCGCCCTTGGGGCCCAGCGCTTTTCCCACCATCATCGAGATGTGGCTGCCGTTGTCCTGGTCGCTGAACATGGTGAACCGGTCGATGGGACACGACGACCTTTACCCCTTTGTGCTGCCGCCGGCGGTGCTGGACAAGATGCAGTTCGTACACACCGTGATCGAAGAGGTGACCTCGCAGCTGCAGGCCGCCACCTGAGCTCGCCGAGTTAGGCGGGCTGCCGGTGATAGACGCGGGCGGGCCGGCCTGACCCGGCGTGCTTGTGAAACTGGTCGGTCCGCGTGAACAGCGGTGAGCGGTCCAGGCGTGCTCGTGCGGCCGTGTCGGTGATCGACGTGCAGGCCCGCAGCAGCGCACAGGTCTGCACGAACGTCGTCTCCGGGCCGAGCAGGGCGTAGGTGGTGCTCGCGTCGGTCAGCAGCCGCTCGCCGATCCGCGCGAGTGCGGCACGCGCAATTTCGGTGTGCTGAAACGGCATTCCGTCGGGTATGTCGGTGACCGGGACGGCGCCTCCGGTACCTGCGGCGACACGGGCGGCCACGACGATCGACACCGTGTGCCCGCGTTCGTCACGCAGCGGGTCGCTCACCACGTCGACAATCGCGACGCCACTGGTGATCTCGGCGCCGGCCTTCTCGCGCACGATCCTCCTGGCGGCCTGCTCGACGGTTTCACCGTGCTCGGCGGCCAGCAGTCCTCCCGGCAACGTGGTCGCGCCGCGGTGCGGGGTCCCGGCGCGCCGGATCAGTACCAGGCGCGGCACCGGTTCGTCCTCGGTGAGCGCGATGACGTCTACGCTCAGCCAGGTTTGCGTCACGTGCGGGTCCACCCCTCGCGGATCACGCTGTCGCGCCGCAGGTTTGCCCGCACTTCGGCGAAGGTGTGGCTGCGCAGCAGTTGTCCGTTCTCGAAGACGATCTGCAACTCGTCGTCGCATTCGTGGTCGGCGTGTTCGATCAGGTAAGGGCGACCGTCGTCGCGGCGGCGCACGGAGAGGCGACCGGTGGCCGACTTCTTGGAGCCGTCGTCGGTGATCGGATCCTTGAGGATGTCGCGGCCCTGACCGTCGACCTGGACCCAGGTGGCTTTGACGGCCATCTTGAACGTGTCCCGCGTCTGGTACTGGTAGGTGTAGGACCCGAAACCGAAAACGACTGCGGTGGAGGAGAAGCCCTGATCCATCAGGTTTCGGGTGATCGCGTCGGCGCGTTCGTAGGTGATCGAGTCGCCGTAGATCGCGCCGACGTGCGGGTCGAGTTCGCGATAGCCCTTGTCGTTCCTGACGGTCCCGAATGTCTCCGCGAGCAGCCGCACCACGCCCTGTTGTTCCGGGGTGCCGGCGGGAGCGTTCGGATCACCGCACAGGATCAGTTCGGGGTCTCCGGAGTCGGGCCGGATGACGAGTTTGCCGTTGCGGCTTCTGATCTCGTCGGCCCGGGCGGGCAGGTACTCGGTGAGCACGCGCCACAGGTTCCAGGTGTCGGAGACGACAGACAGCGTGCCGGCCGGGTACAGCTGCAACAGACGGTCGAAGGTCTGCAGCTCGCCGTCCTGGCCGCCGGCGCACATCACCGAGTGCTCGGTGGCCGGGACACTGGCACCGATCAGTTCGCCGTCGTTTCCCGGGTAATACTGCTGGATATAGCGAATCGCGGGCAGGGTGTCGGTTCCGCAGAAGCTCAGCAGATGCCCGGCTCCGGATGCGGCCGCCGCTTCGGTGCCGGTCATGCCGCGATAGGCGAATTCGTGGCCCTGGAACTTCACCGCGTCCTCATCGCCGGACAACGCCGCCCGCCGGTCCAGCAGCGTGCGGTTACGCCACGCGAGGGTGGCGCTGGTGATGGGCTGCCACAGCTGAGCGGACAGCTCGGTCTCGAGATAGTTTGTCAGCCAGAAGAATCGGCTGTCGGTGTTCTCGACCGTCAGGTAGGGCACCCGCAGGGGGACCAAGGCGCCCTCCTTGACCGCCTTCACCCGCAGGGGCAGATAACCCAGCGTGTGCAGCTGCCGGAAGTGTTCGGCACCAATATCATTCGGCCCCAGTAGGGCCGTGACGAACTGCTCGTATGCCGTCAGCACCGCGTCGAGTTCGTCGGGCGCAAGGTCGAAGAACACCTGCCAGCGCTGCTGCAGTTGGCGCAGGTATGCCTGCAGCCCGAAGAATACGGTGGCATCGACGTCGGGCAGCCGCGTTCCGCGCGCGGTCAGGTTCGAGTAGACGAACTCGGTGCCCTTCGGGTATTGGCGGCGGTGGTCCAATTTGTACGCGTCGGTGGCCAGCAGGGTGTCCAGCGCGCGATCCTGCCTGTCGTTCATCATTGTGCCCCTTCAAGATTGGTGGCGATGCGGCGTAAGGTCTCGCTGACATGCGGAGCCAGATCTGTGGCTCGGACGGGTCCGCCCCGGGCGCTCGGCAAAGAGTCGGTGGTGTAGACGCACTGGTATCCGGACAGCGCTTGGTGAGAGCGCTCCGGACCGGTGAACCCGCCATGGGTCACCCACAGGTCCAGCGACACGTCCGCTGGTATCGCTGCCCGGAGCAGCGCGAAAGTGCCTCCGCCGTCACAGATGTCGTCCACCACGAGATAGCGGCCGTCCAGCACGCCATCGGGCGGGTGATACCCCTTGAGTTTTCCGGTGGCCTGGTCCCGTGACTTAGAGGCGATGAAGACCGGCAGCCCGAGTCGGTCGGCGACCAGTGAGGCACGTCCTCGTGAACCGGCATCCGGCCCGATGACCCCCTGGTAAGGACCGCTGCCGGTCACCGCATCGCTGACGATCGCGGCCAGGTCGAGTTCCCAGCGCCCGACGGCCGGGTTGGCCGCGGTCATCGCGTCCAGCCACACCGGGGAGTGCGGGTCGACCGCGATGATGTCGGTGATGCCGGAGAGCGCCGCCAGTCGGGCGTTCGTCCGGGCGGGGCTGGGCAGGTCCTTGTCGCCCCGTGCGCTGGGCAGGTACGGCATCACCAACACGCGGCGGGCGGCGCTGGCGACGAGGGAGGCCCAGTTGAAGACGACCGACCAATCGGGAGCCGGCGTGCGAACCCACAGCGCCTGAAGGCCGGAGGTGAGTTCCGAGTCGCCGGTGCGACGCACCGTCACGTCTCCCATCGGATAGGCGAATACCTCGATCGGTTCGGTTGTCAGTGCACCGCTGTCGGTATCGAGAGTGAAGAACTCGTAATCGGCCATGGGTTCACCGTAGCACCCATTTCTCACAAATTGTGAGAAATGTCGGAAGGGGCGCACCACTCTTGGCGCGAGCAGACGCAAAATCCTCTTGGAGCATGCACTCCCGTACGATTTTGTGTCTGCTCGCGCAGGCCGGGCGACCTAGGCCGGCATGGTGCGGCGCTCGTCCGGCCCGCCCCACAACGGCTGCATACCGCCGGGCAGGGCCAGCTGCGTCGCGGTGATCACGTCGGACAGGTCCCGCAGCCCGGCGTGCACGGCGCCCAGCAGCTCCGCCAGTTCCTCGCGGCTGCCGTCGGTGATCTCTTCCAGCTCAGCGGGATCCGAACGGCGCAGCCGGGCGCTGACCTCGTCGACGATCCGTTCCGGCCGCGACGAACCCGTCGAACTGGGCAGGTTCTTGAGGTTGATGCGCAGCCGCTCCAACTGGAATTGCAGTGACCGCGGGTTCTGTCCGTCGAACAGCATCAGGTCGGTCACCGCGGCAACGCTGATCTTGCCCAGCGTGCGCCGCCGATAGATGACCGACGACTCGCAGGCCTCGAGCATCGCCTCGACGACAGACTGTTCGGCGACGGTGCTGCGCACCGCGGTCAAGGTGTCGGCCAGCAACGCGGTCAGCCACAGGCCCCGCTCGATGCGTTTGCCGATGTCCATCATCGTCCAGCCGACGTCGTGCACCATCGACTCGCCCGCCACCCCGGACAGCGTCAGCATGCCGGCCAGCGCCTGCGACTGCGCCGAAGCCAGCAACGCATCGGCCTCGGCCAGTGACTGCGGTGGGTCGGACCGCAATGCCACTGCGCGCTCCACGTTCGCCAGCACCATCCAGGTGTCGTTGGACAACTGGTCGCGTACCGCCCGCGCGCACAGCGCCAGCCCTTCCACGGACTGGATCAGCGAACCGGGCCGGTCCAGGTCCACGGTCATCGACCACAGCATCGAGGGGGCCACGGCGATCATCTCGGCCTTGTCCGAGTCGCCGTCGCCGCTCGCCCCGGTGTCGGTCCCCGTGACCTGCCCCAGCGTGGCCATCAGGACTGGCACGCATTCGCTTTCTTCGGTGTCCTGGTGGTGGCGGTAGACGTGGTAGCGCTCGCGCGCCACGATCAGCAGCCGGGCCATGTTCTCCGCACGCTCGCCGTACCGTCCCATCCAGAACAGGTCGGAAAGTACGCGCGGCGAGCTGACGGTCCATCTGCCCGCCCCGGACGCGGCGGTCGGCGGCGCCGACGGCAGCGAGATCACCTTCTCGGCGATCGCCCGCTCCGTTGGCCGGACCCAGATATCCTTAGCGGCAACGGTTTTCAGCGTATAGGCGTCAGGATCAGGCGCGACCACGTAGCCCAGGCCGCCGATCATCGGCGCGTAGCCACTGCGCTGGGCGACGGTGAACAGTCGCATTCCCACTCCCGCCGAGGACAATACGCCGGCATGGTCGGTGGGCGCCGACGAGAACGTGGGCAGCTCCTGGCCCGCCCACCGCCACGGCACCGCCTCGATCTGCGCCGCCAATTCGGCCAACTGCGCCGACGAAAGCGTGGGCCCGACAAGGGTTTCCCCGCCGTCGGTAGGTTTGATCAACAGCGACGACAGGTTGGCCAGCAGGTGGGAGAGTTCGTTGGGGATGCCGCCCCAGTAGACCGGCGCGGTGGGCAGCAGCGGCTCTTCGCCGAGTAGGCGCTCGGCCATCTCGGGCAGAAAGCGAAGCAGCCCAGGGCTTTCCAGGATGCCGCTGCCCAGCGTGTTGACCACCGTGACCGTTCCGCGGTGCAGCGCTTCCACCAGGCCGACGACGCCGAGCCGCGAGTCGGCGCGCAGGTCCAGCGGGTCTGCGTAGAGCGCGTCCACGCGCCGCAACACCACGTCGACGCGTTTGAGGGTGCCCAGCGAACGCATCCACAACTTGCCCTCGCGCACCACCAGGTCGGCGCTCTCCACCAACGGAAAGCCCAGCAGCGTGGCCAGATACGCCTGGTCGAACGCCGTCTCGGAGTAGATACCGGGGCTGAGTACCACCACCACCGGGTCCTGCACCACATCGGGCGCGGCGTCGATCAGGGCGAGCCGCAGCGCCTGGGCGAACGGCGTGGTCGGCCGCGGAGCGATGCGCTCATACAGGTCGGGAATCGCGTGCGCCAGCACCCGGCGGTCGGCCAGCGCATAACCGGCACCCGACGGCGCCTGCGTCCAGTCGGCATTGACCTGAAACCCGCCCCAAGGCAGCCGGCTCAGATCGCAGCCGTGCATGAACAGCTGGTGGTGGCCGGGCACCTTGATTCCGTTGGCAGGGCGCACATAGCCGGGATGGGCAAACACCAACGGGGCCGGCAGCAGCCCCTCGGTGAGCAGGCTGCGCGGCCCGTACAGGTCGGCGAGCACGGCATCGAGCAGGCGGGAGCGCTGTACCAGCCCGGCTTCCAGCACCTCCCAGTCGGCGGCGGACACCACCAGTGGAAGCGTGTCCAGGCTCCAGGGCCCCGGCTCGGGACCGTGGCCGGGCGCGGGCGGGGCCTCGCGCGTCGGGTCCACACCGGTGTAGGTGATGCCGTCGTGATCGATGAGGCTGTGCACCACCGAACGCATCCGGGCCAGCCCGGCCCGGCCGCCCTGGGAGATGGTGTCGGCCAACTCGGACCAGGTGGCGCGCACGTCACCGTCGGCGTCGACGAATTCGTCGTAGCCGCCGCCGGGTCCGTCACGCAGGTCGAACAGGGCTTCCTGGGCGCGCGCGGTCCGGTAACCGGCCAGCAGGCGGTCGACGTCGTAGCGGTCACCGACCGAGAAATCTGGGAGCGCCATTACTGCTGCACGGTACGCACGCGCCGCAGGTCGAGGATGCCCGGCGCGCCGATGTCGGTGAGGAATCGGGCCTGCTTCTCTCGCAGCCCGGCGAGGTCGAACTTGCCGGGGGTGAAGCCGGCCGCTTCGAAGCGGCGGGCGCGGCGCGACTCGGCTTC
This genomic stretch from Mycobacterium paragordonae harbors:
- a CDS encoding zinc-binding metallopeptidase family protein, which produces MRDFHCPNCGQRLAFENSECLNCHSALGFSLDQMALLVIAKGGEESDHAGAVAANEYQLCANLFVAECNWLVPVGQPGGLCESCALTIERPNDQDTVGLAEFARAEAAKRRLVAELHELNLPIIGRDQDPDYGLAFRLLSSAHENVITGHENGVITLDLAEGDDVHREQLRVEMEEPYRTLLGHFRHEVGHYYFYRLVRSPEYLQRFNELFGDPDADYQAALDRHYSQGAPEGWQETFVSSYATMHPAEDWAETFAHYLHIRDTLDTSASCGLAPAAATFDRPPLGPSAFPTIIEMWLPLSWSLNMVNRSMGHDDLYPFVLPPAVLDKMQFVHTVIEEVTSQLQAAT
- a CDS encoding NUDIX domain-containing protein produces the protein MTQTWLSVDVIALTEDEPVPRLVLIRRAGTPHRGATTLPGGLLAAEHGETVEQAARRIVREKAGAEITSGVAIVDVVSDPLRDERGHTVSIVVAARVAAGTGGAVPVTDIPDGMPFQHTEIARAALARIGERLLTDASTTYALLGPETTFVQTCALLRACTSITDTAARARLDRSPLFTRTDQFHKHAGSGRPARVYHRQPA
- a CDS encoding nicotinate phosphoribosyltransferase, whose translation is MNDRQDRALDTLLATDAYKLDHRRQYPKGTEFVYSNLTARGTRLPDVDATVFFGLQAYLRQLQQRWQVFFDLAPDELDAVLTAYEQFVTALLGPNDIGAEHFRQLHTLGYLPLRVKAVKEGALVPLRVPYLTVENTDSRFFWLTNYLETELSAQLWQPITSATLAWRNRTLLDRRAALSGDEDAVKFQGHEFAYRGMTGTEAAAASGAGHLLSFCGTDTLPAIRYIQQYYPGNDGELIGASVPATEHSVMCAGGQDGELQTFDRLLQLYPAGTLSVVSDTWNLWRVLTEYLPARADEIRSRNGKLVIRPDSGDPELILCGDPNAPAGTPEQQGVVRLLAETFGTVRNDKGYRELDPHVGAIYGDSITYERADAITRNLMDQGFSSTAVVFGFGSYTYQYQTRDTFKMAVKATWVQVDGQGRDILKDPITDDGSKKSATGRLSVRRRDDGRPYLIEHADHECDDELQIVFENGQLLRSHTFAEVRANLRRDSVIREGWTRT
- a CDS encoding phosphoribosyltransferase family protein, with amino-acid sequence MADYEFFTLDTDSGALTTEPIEVFAYPMGDVTVRRTGDSELTSGLQALWVRTPAPDWSVVFNWASLVASAARRVLVMPYLPSARGDKDLPSPARTNARLAALSGITDIIAVDPHSPVWLDAMTAANPAVGRWELDLAAIVSDAVTGSGPYQGVIGPDAGSRGRASLVADRLGLPVFIASKSRDQATGKLKGYHPPDGVLDGRYLVVDDICDGGGTFALLRAAIPADVSLDLWVTHGGFTGPERSHQALSGYQCVYTTDSLPSARGGPVRATDLAPHVSETLRRIATNLEGAQ
- a CDS encoding circularly permuted type 2 ATP-grasp protein — its product is MALPDFSVGDRYDVDRLLAGYRTARAQEALFDLRDGPGGGYDEFVDADGDVRATWSELADTISQGGRAGLARMRSVVHSLIDHDGITYTGVDPTREAPPAPGHGPEPGPWSLDTLPLVVSAADWEVLEAGLVQRSRLLDAVLADLYGPRSLLTEGLLPAPLVFAHPGYVRPANGIKVPGHHQLFMHGCDLSRLPWGGFQVNADWTQAPSGAGYALADRRVLAHAIPDLYERIAPRPTTPFAQALRLALIDAAPDVVQDPVVVVLSPGIYSETAFDQAYLATLLGFPLVESADLVVREGKLWMRSLGTLKRVDVVLRRVDALYADPLDLRADSRLGVVGLVEALHRGTVTVVNTLGSGILESPGLLRFLPEMAERLLGEEPLLPTAPVYWGGIPNELSHLLANLSSLLIKPTDGGETLVGPTLSSAQLAELAAQIEAVPWRWAGQELPTFSSAPTDHAGVLSSAGVGMRLFTVAQRSGYAPMIGGLGYVVAPDPDAYTLKTVAAKDIWVRPTERAIAEKVISLPSAPPTAASGAGRWTVSSPRVLSDLFWMGRYGERAENMARLLIVARERYHVYRHHQDTEESECVPVLMATLGQVTGTDTGASGDGDSDKAEMIAVAPSMLWSMTVDLDRPGSLIQSVEGLALCARAVRDQLSNDTWMVLANVERAVALRSDPPQSLAEADALLASAQSQALAGMLTLSGVAGESMVHDVGWTMMDIGKRIERGLWLTALLADTLTAVRSTVAEQSVVEAMLEACESSVIYRRRTLGKISVAAVTDLMLFDGQNPRSLQFQLERLRINLKNLPSSTGSSRPERIVDEVSARLRRSDPAELEEITDGSREELAELLGAVHAGLRDLSDVITATQLALPGGMQPLWGGPDERRTMPA